From the genome of Halobacteriovorax marinus SJ:
AAAAATTATTTAAGGTGTATTATGCTATTTTTTAGAAAAAATGTTATGGCCTTTACAGGTTTATTTCTATGTGTGTTCTTAGTAGTTCACTTAGGAGGGAACTTAATTCTCCTTCTCCCTCCACACATTTCTCATGATCTTTATAATATTTACTCTCATAAACTAGGAGAGAATATTTTTATAAAAGTTGTTTCTATAGCACTTTACTTATCGATAATCGTTCACACAATATATGCAGTTCTAGTTACGAAGAGGAACAATTTTTCTAAGGGACAAAAGTACTATGTGAATCATGCTACTGAGAGTAGTTCTTGGACCTCTCAGAATATGGGGCTTCTTGGTTTTATTATTCTCATTTTCATTGTGGTTCATATGGCAAACTTTTGGGCAAGAATAAAACTTGGATTTGGAGATTCTGTTCCCTTAGATTCAAATGGTCTTAAAGATGTCTATATTGTTACAACCT
Proteins encoded in this window:
- a CDS encoding succinate dehydrogenase cytochrome b subunit, whose translation is MLFFRKNVMAFTGLFLCVFLVVHLGGNLILLLPPHISHDLYNIYSHKLGENIFIKVVSIALYLSIIVHTIYAVLVTKRNNFSKGQKYYVNHATESSSWTSQNMGLLGFIILIFIVVHMANFWARIKLGFGDSVPLDSNGLKDVYIVTTSLFKNPLYVLFYSVLMVPLAMHINHGFSSAFKTLGLYNLKYIKRVSFIGKIFSTAVLVGFGIIPIIVYLRSL